Proteins found in one Synechococcus sp. LA31 genomic segment:
- the gloB gene encoding hydroxyacylglutathione hydrolase, with translation MQQAATAAPIASRVSLIPVLSDNYVFVLHGDQPGPAVVVDPAVAEPVITWLEQRQLELTAILHTHHHHDHIGGTPQLLQHWPQAAVIASSADLARIPLQTQGVQGGDRFELLGRTVQVIDVPGHTAHHIAFYLAPAGGDSGHLFCGDTLFAGGCGRLFEGTPEQMHRSLQQLAALPGPTQVWCAHEYTAGNLRWAAAEAPTDRAISERLTTTLALREQEQPTLPSTIALERATNLFVRAESPEVLRHLRGHKDLWKG, from the coding sequence ATGCAACAGGCCGCCACCGCAGCCCCGATCGCCAGCCGGGTGTCGTTGATCCCGGTGCTCAGCGACAACTATGTGTTTGTGCTGCATGGAGATCAACCGGGACCTGCCGTGGTGGTGGATCCAGCGGTAGCCGAACCGGTGATCACGTGGCTGGAGCAGCGGCAGCTTGAGCTCACAGCCATCCTGCACACCCACCACCATCACGACCATATCGGCGGCACACCGCAGCTATTGCAGCACTGGCCGCAGGCTGCGGTGATTGCCAGCAGCGCTGATCTTGCCCGCATTCCCCTGCAAACCCAAGGTGTGCAGGGGGGCGATCGGTTTGAGCTGCTGGGACGCACCGTGCAGGTGATCGACGTGCCCGGCCACACCGCCCACCACATCGCCTTTTATCTCGCCCCCGCAGGCGGGGATAGCGGGCATCTCTTCTGCGGCGACACGCTGTTCGCCGGGGGCTGCGGGCGGTTGTTTGAGGGCACACCTGAACAGATGCACCGCTCGCTGCAGCAATTGGCAGCCCTGCCGGGGCCCACTCAGGTGTGGTGCGCCCACGAATACACCGCCGGCAACCTGCGCTGGGCTGCGGCCGAAGCTCCCACCGATCGCGCGATCAGCGAGCGGCTAACCACCACCCTGGCCCTACGGGAGCAGGAGCAACCCACCCTGCCCAGCACGATTGCGCTGGAGCGGGCCACCAATTTGTTTGTGCGGGCGGAGAGCCCAGAGGTGCTGCGCCACCTGCGGGGCCACAAGGATCTTTGGAAGGGCTGA
- a CDS encoding EAL domain-containing protein, with product MNQRSGWWRSIGREWRHQRLEHPRSLRTVVVVWLLLSGSLAGLLWQQRWLLLQQRQARQGQTDQGLLQLRVNSHKITALDWGHWDPVYAYAVGNDPGFEARELNNSSILQDGQGLLVVNERSKALLARGDAIADGMTPQLLQCLLGHLQRLEARPGAVVSGLAYGFHCQAGERSVLGAVTGIRRSDSGGEPRGWLMHFSRIERPSYNTEVNAAFRRINASLRNQPSGEATPANSLNELLASEEQLYLQPPRSPWQQGWLALEEMAPPWLGINGLVGVIGVGGLLSLREVRRRELHVERNRRYQLRVLRQELPGPLLSRSELLQAMRQPGEDPSELWIAALQLKVILFRDSIHHHGQAQNLALAWLGERLQQLEHTRHLALGDNNTLLQVLKPSSAEAHEEHRQLEQHLSDLQQAMAEAMQLAVGGIFTRLDTADVAQQLADLALLLSHGDAPSGMQRIAEGVAPTARKLRQQQSRDFDLTRSMKSLQEHRYALEPVLNLASGQRHVAYSEMLFRLPAELEDSISVQELVLALERNNNVYLLDQLMLRRAITLLQEDGDETQQLGVNISALSIGSDAHITNLLAQLRALPETVRRRLVLEVTETALVAKPEMMERQLQQLRDFGIRIAIDDFGMGYASIGYLFQLQPDFLKLDLSYSQRLNDANVDALVDFLVRYGDINDCGVILEGIETEAQLHYWQTRGVELFQGYLFKQPSSA from the coding sequence ATGAACCAAAGGTCCGGCTGGTGGCGCAGCATCGGCCGCGAATGGCGGCACCAGCGGCTTGAGCATCCCCGCAGTCTGCGAACCGTGGTGGTGGTTTGGCTCCTGCTGAGCGGATCGCTGGCGGGGCTGCTCTGGCAGCAGCGCTGGCTGCTGCTGCAACAGCGCCAAGCCCGGCAGGGGCAAACCGATCAAGGCCTGCTGCAGCTGCGGGTGAACAGCCACAAGATCACCGCCCTCGACTGGGGTCACTGGGATCCGGTCTACGCCTACGCCGTTGGCAACGACCCAGGCTTTGAGGCGCGGGAGCTCAACAACTCCTCGATCCTCCAAGACGGACAAGGCTTGTTGGTGGTGAACGAGCGCAGCAAGGCACTGCTCGCACGGGGCGACGCGATCGCCGATGGGATGACGCCGCAGCTTCTGCAATGCCTGCTGGGACATCTGCAACGCCTGGAAGCACGACCGGGTGCTGTCGTTAGTGGCCTTGCTTACGGATTTCATTGCCAGGCTGGAGAGCGCTCGGTGCTGGGGGCCGTCACGGGGATCCGCCGCAGCGACAGCGGTGGCGAACCACGGGGCTGGCTGATGCACTTCAGCCGGATTGAACGCCCCAGCTACAACACGGAGGTGAATGCCGCTTTTCGACGCATCAACGCCAGCCTGCGCAACCAACCGAGCGGGGAGGCCACCCCAGCCAACAGCCTCAATGAGCTGCTAGCGAGCGAAGAGCAGCTCTACCTGCAACCACCGCGCTCACCCTGGCAGCAGGGCTGGCTGGCCCTCGAAGAGATGGCACCTCCCTGGCTAGGAATCAATGGTCTGGTGGGCGTCATCGGAGTCGGAGGGCTGCTCAGCTTGCGGGAGGTCCGCCGGCGGGAGTTACACGTGGAGCGCAACCGGCGCTATCAGTTGCGGGTGCTGCGCCAGGAGCTGCCTGGCCCACTGTTGAGTCGCAGCGAGTTGCTGCAGGCGATGCGCCAACCCGGTGAGGATCCGAGCGAGCTATGGATTGCGGCCCTACAGCTGAAGGTGATTCTCTTCCGCGATTCCATTCATCACCATGGTCAGGCCCAAAACCTGGCGCTGGCCTGGCTGGGGGAGCGATTGCAGCAGCTGGAGCACACCCGGCACCTGGCACTCGGGGACAACAACACTCTGCTGCAGGTGCTTAAGCCATCAAGCGCCGAAGCACACGAGGAGCACCGCCAGCTCGAACAGCATCTGTCAGACCTGCAGCAAGCCATGGCTGAGGCGATGCAATTGGCGGTGGGTGGAATTTTCACCCGGCTGGATACAGCAGATGTGGCCCAGCAACTGGCAGACCTGGCGCTATTGCTCAGCCATGGCGACGCCCCTAGCGGTATGCAGCGCATCGCCGAAGGGGTGGCCCCAACGGCTAGGAAGCTGAGGCAACAACAGAGCCGCGACTTCGATCTCACCCGCTCAATGAAGAGCCTGCAGGAGCACCGCTATGCCCTGGAGCCGGTGTTAAACCTGGCAAGCGGGCAGCGGCACGTGGCCTACAGCGAAATGCTGTTCCGGCTGCCGGCGGAACTCGAAGACTCGATCAGTGTGCAGGAGCTGGTGCTGGCCCTCGAGCGCAACAACAACGTGTATCTCCTGGATCAGCTGATGCTGCGGCGGGCGATCACGCTTCTCCAGGAAGACGGCGACGAGACGCAACAGCTAGGGGTAAATATCTCAGCGCTGAGCATCGGATCCGACGCTCACATCACAAACTTGCTGGCGCAATTGCGCGCCCTGCCCGAAACGGTGCGGCGGCGGCTGGTGCTGGAAGTGACCGAAACGGCACTGGTGGCCAAGCCAGAGATGATGGAGCGGCAGCTGCAGCAGCTGCGCGACTTCGGTATCCGCATCGCCATCGACGACTTTGGGATGGGCTATGCCTCGATCGGGTATTTGTTTCAGCTGCAGCCTGACTTTCTCAAGCTCGACCTCAGCTACAGCCAACGCCTCAACGATGCCAACGTGGATGCGCTGGTGGACTTTCTGGTGCGGTATGGCGACATCAATGATTGCGGTGTGATCCTGGAGGGAATTGAAACCGAAGCGCAGTTGCACTACTGGCAAACACGCGGGGTGGAGCTCTTCCAGGGTTATTTGTTCAAACAGCCATCGAGCGCCTAA
- a CDS encoding alpha-ketoglutarate-dependent dioxygenase AlkB encodes MIRIERSGLQLRHGSAWLQQQGIGTQDLRQRLVDGLVWQQPLVTVYGKQHRTPRLTCWVADPGCSYRYSGLQQEIHPWTRDLETLRDLLQQQLEVRFNSLLLNRYRDGADRMGWHADDEAELDDQAPIASLSLGVARDLRFRPRRGTEAAFAVNLADGDLLVMDPPSQNHWQHALPPRARVVAERINLTFRVIRLR; translated from the coding sequence TTGATCCGCATTGAGCGTTCTGGTTTGCAGCTGCGCCATGGCTCAGCCTGGTTGCAGCAGCAGGGCATCGGCACCCAGGATCTGCGCCAGCGCTTGGTTGATGGGCTGGTTTGGCAGCAGCCGTTGGTCACCGTTTATGGCAAGCAGCACCGCACGCCGCGGCTCACCTGCTGGGTGGCTGATCCAGGCTGCAGCTACCGCTATAGCGGTCTCCAGCAGGAGATCCATCCTTGGACTAGGGATCTCGAGACGTTGCGGGATCTGCTGCAGCAGCAGCTTGAGGTTCGCTTCAACAGCCTGCTGCTCAACCGCTACCGCGATGGTGCCGATCGGATGGGTTGGCACGCCGACGATGAGGCTGAGCTCGACGATCAGGCCCCTATTGCCTCCCTCAGCCTCGGCGTTGCCCGTGATCTGCGCTTCAGGCCACGCCGAGGAACGGAAGCGGCTTTCGCCGTGAACCTTGCAGATGGCGACCTCTTGGTGATGGATCCACCCAGCCAGAACCACTGGCAGCACGCGCTGCCGCCTCGGGCTCGCGTGGTGGCCGAGCGGATCAACCTCACCTTTCGAGTGATTCGGCTTCGCTGA
- a CDS encoding ABC transporter ATP-binding protein has translation MRIELSNPELPLRPQVELDGLWHRYSGPASSGDWTLRDIHFQLRPGELVGLLGPSGCGKTTLLRLIAGFEKPDRGVVRIGGQEVAGPHRWLPPERRGVGMVFQDYALFPHLDAWRNACFGLRRGQDSSRAGWLLELLGLKGLERRYPHELSGGQRQRLALARALAPGCSLVLLDEPFSNLDVEVRLRLRAELPGVLARCGASGVIVTHDPEEALAICDRVAVLESGHLHQCASPKQLVTAPATAFVGRFVLQSNLLPAQWQGHGLTTPLGALNIPAEAELLPRSSADDLEVLVSPQGIELTPDDTAEAWVIGREFLGREWLYQVQCGERRLRLRLPLEQDYARGQRCRLRLRAGELVRLFPAGVELCAAAH, from the coding sequence ATGCGAATCGAGTTGTCCAACCCTGAGTTGCCCCTGCGGCCCCAGGTGGAGCTCGATGGTCTGTGGCATCGCTACAGCGGCCCGGCCTCGAGCGGCGATTGGACCCTGCGCGATATCCACTTTCAATTGCGCCCAGGCGAACTGGTGGGTTTGCTGGGCCCCTCGGGCTGCGGCAAAACCACCTTGCTCCGATTGATCGCCGGCTTTGAGAAACCAGATCGCGGCGTGGTGCGTATCGGCGGGCAGGAGGTGGCCGGCCCCCATCGCTGGCTGCCGCCGGAGCGGCGCGGTGTGGGCATGGTGTTTCAGGACTACGCCCTGTTTCCCCACCTCGATGCCTGGCGCAATGCCTGTTTCGGTCTGCGCCGCGGTCAGGACAGCAGCCGCGCCGGCTGGTTGCTGGAGCTGCTCGGTCTGAAGGGCCTCGAGCGCCGCTACCCCCATGAGCTCTCGGGCGGTCAGCGTCAGCGCCTGGCCCTGGCCCGTGCCCTGGCCCCCGGCTGTTCGCTCGTGCTGCTCGATGAACCCTTCTCCAACCTCGACGTGGAGGTGCGGCTGCGCCTGCGCGCCGAGCTCCCGGGGGTGCTGGCTCGCTGCGGGGCCAGCGGTGTGATCGTGACCCACGACCCCGAGGAGGCCCTGGCCATCTGCGATCGGGTGGCGGTGCTCGAATCGGGCCATCTGCACCAGTGCGCCAGCCCCAAGCAGCTGGTCACAGCCCCAGCCACGGCCTTTGTGGGGCGCTTTGTGCTGCAGAGCAATCTGCTGCCGGCCCAGTGGCAGGGGCATGGACTCACCACCCCGCTGGGTGCCTTGAACATTCCCGCCGAGGCGGAGCTGCTCCCCCGCAGCAGCGCTGATGATCTGGAGGTGTTGGTAAGCCCCCAGGGCATCGAACTCACGCCAGACGACACAGCTGAGGCTTGGGTGATCGGTCGTGAATTTCTGGGCCGCGAGTGGCTGTATCAGGTGCAGTGCGGTGAGCGCCGCCTTCGGCTGCGGCTCCCCCTCGAGCAGGACTACGCCCGCGGGCAGCGCTGCCGGCTGCGGCTGCGGGCTGGTGAGTTGGTACGCCTCTTCCCCGCCGGCGTAGAGCTCTGCGCGGCTGCCCACTGA
- a CDS encoding bestrophin family ion channel — protein MITEVAIASMPERQPVHSQPPKLARRNALRVAWQMAARMRLDLLLLAMLCGLVLVAKQQMPMKRLEFIDGSGLSMLGIAVSIFVAFRNTQAINRWWEARVLWGDITNCSRHWRDTLRTLIGDDNRLQAQQQRLVALQVLQCWLLNFELRGFWRRDARQLVSELSHSLGLADSVRLDQTMALRADLIGGLYRDDAINDWGRDALLRGTEAFTNALGGLQRIRNTPLPPTYDVFIRLICWLYGYALFLTFTHRGLVFTGLVLFLGFVTAERIGAYVEGPFDQDGSSFCVPMDVVCRTISTDLLGSGHGLAGLPLSNDPSQWS, from the coding sequence ATGATCACTGAAGTGGCGATTGCATCGATGCCGGAGCGTCAGCCGGTCCACAGCCAGCCGCCCAAACTGGCGCGCCGCAACGCCCTACGCGTGGCCTGGCAGATGGCTGCACGCATGCGGCTCGACCTGCTGCTGCTGGCGATGCTTTGCGGCCTGGTGCTGGTGGCTAAGCAACAGATGCCCATGAAGCGGCTGGAATTCATCGATGGATCGGGGCTCTCGATGCTGGGCATCGCCGTGTCGATCTTTGTGGCCTTCCGCAACACCCAGGCCATCAACCGCTGGTGGGAAGCGCGGGTGCTGTGGGGCGACATCACCAACTGCAGTCGCCATTGGCGCGACACACTGCGCACACTGATCGGCGATGACAACCGCCTGCAGGCGCAGCAACAACGCCTGGTGGCCCTGCAGGTGTTGCAGTGCTGGCTGCTCAACTTTGAGCTGCGGGGGTTCTGGCGCCGGGATGCCCGACAGCTGGTGAGCGAACTGAGCCACAGCCTGGGCTTAGCCGACAGCGTGAGACTCGATCAAACGATGGCGCTGCGAGCCGACCTGATCGGCGGCTTGTACCGAGACGATGCCATCAACGACTGGGGCCGCGATGCCCTACTCAGGGGCACGGAGGCCTTCACCAATGCATTGGGCGGGCTGCAACGGATCCGCAATACCCCGCTTCCCCCCACCTACGACGTGTTCATTCGCCTGATCTGCTGGCTCTACGGCTACGCCCTGTTCTTGACTTTCACCCACCGGGGGCTGGTCTTCACAGGTCTGGTGTTGTTCCTGGGATTTGTCACCGCCGAGCGCATCGGCGCCTACGTGGAGGGTCCGTTTGATCAAGACGGCAGCAGTTTCTGCGTACCCATGGATGTGGTGTGTCGCACCATCAGCACCGACCTGCTGGGCTCAGGCCATGGCCTGGCAGGCCTACCACTGAGCAACGACCCCAGCCAGTGGTCCTGA
- a CDS encoding TIGR04283 family arsenosugar biosynthesis glycosyltransferase has protein sequence MVLSRAELAVVIPALDEAGRLPLLLADLAQAPSDLIAELVVADGGSSDGTPQLARLGGAEVVHSLAGRGIQLARGISATTAPWLLLLHADARLCRDWSAVVRRAIKQPPAAWAFELAIEAPGINLRLLELAVRLRCRWRQLPYGDQGLLLPRLLLERAGGMPELPLMEDLLLIQRLQKLSRIRSLQRPLQVNGRRWQRHGVLGTAWRNAALRRAWRRGAATEVLARHYYGRDGANGAASPE, from the coding sequence GTGGTCCTGAGCCGAGCCGAGCTGGCCGTGGTGATCCCGGCCCTCGATGAAGCAGGCCGGCTGCCCCTGCTGCTCGCCGACCTGGCCCAGGCGCCGAGTGATCTGATTGCGGAGCTGGTGGTGGCGGATGGCGGCAGCAGCGATGGCACCCCCCAGCTCGCCCGGCTCGGCGGTGCCGAGGTGGTGCACAGCCTCGCCGGGCGGGGAATACAACTGGCGCGCGGCATCAGCGCTACAACCGCTCCCTGGCTGCTGCTGTTGCATGCCGACGCCCGCCTCTGCCGGGATTGGTCTGCGGTGGTACGCCGAGCGATCAAGCAACCGCCTGCCGCCTGGGCTTTTGAGCTGGCTATCGAAGCGCCTGGGATCAACCTGCGGCTGCTGGAGCTGGCGGTGAGGCTGCGCTGCCGATGGCGGCAGCTCCCCTACGGCGATCAGGGACTGCTGCTGCCGCGGTTGCTGCTTGAGCGGGCGGGCGGGATGCCCGAGCTCCCCCTGATGGAAGACCTGCTGCTGATTCAGCGTCTGCAGAAGCTCAGCCGGATTCGCAGCCTGCAACGACCGCTGCAGGTGAATGGCCGCCGCTGGCAGCGCCATGGCGTGCTGGGCACAGCCTGGCGCAATGCCGCCCTGCGGCGAGCCTGGCGGCGGGGCGCTGCAACAGAGGTGCTGGCCCGGCACTACTACGGCAGAGATGGTGCAAATGGTGCAGCTTCACCAGAATGA
- a CDS encoding Rid family detoxifying hydrolase — MTSPAIEAVTTSAAPAPVGPYNQAVKAGGVLYCSGQIALDPASGAMVGAGDVEAETRQVLSNLKAVLSEAGCTPQQVVRTTVFLADLSDFAKVNALYAEMFGAGVSPARACVEVAALPKGARVEIDCIAVLG, encoded by the coding sequence ATGACCAGCCCTGCGATCGAAGCCGTGACCACGAGCGCTGCTCCTGCACCGGTGGGCCCCTACAACCAGGCCGTGAAAGCAGGCGGCGTGCTCTATTGCAGCGGCCAGATCGCCCTCGATCCCGCCAGCGGCGCGATGGTGGGTGCAGGCGATGTGGAAGCAGAAACCCGGCAGGTGTTGAGCAACCTCAAGGCGGTGCTGAGCGAAGCAGGCTGCACACCTCAACAGGTGGTGCGCACCACGGTGTTTCTCGCCGACCTCAGTGATTTCGCCAAGGTGAATGCCCTCTACGCCGAGATGTTCGGAGCCGGCGTATCCCCAGCTCGGGCCTGCGTGGAGGTTGCCGCCCTGCCCAAGGGTGCACGGGTCGAGATCGATTGCATTGCCGTGCTGGGCTGA
- a CDS encoding GNAT family N-acetyltransferase, whose product MLSSPPTELQGLYGQGHRLCSTPNPQLSLVLSTEREIDLYELEQLCDAVGWSRRPLRRVRKALENSLLVVGLWRHDPRVPRLVGFARCTGDGVIEATVWDVAVHPLYQGVGLGKQLMTYVIDLLRAQQVERVSLFADPGVVEFYSAQGWQLEPQQRRCAFWYAP is encoded by the coding sequence ATGCTTAGCTCTCCTCCTACCGAGCTCCAGGGCCTTTATGGGCAGGGCCATCGCCTGTGCTCGACGCCCAACCCACAGCTCAGCCTGGTGCTCAGCACCGAGCGGGAGATTGACCTCTATGAGCTGGAGCAGCTCTGCGATGCCGTGGGCTGGAGCCGCCGCCCCCTCCGGCGTGTGCGCAAGGCCTTGGAGAACAGTTTGCTGGTCGTGGGCCTCTGGCGCCATGACCCACGTGTGCCTCGTCTGGTGGGCTTCGCGCGTTGCACCGGTGATGGGGTGATTGAAGCCACCGTGTGGGATGTGGCCGTGCACCCGCTGTATCAGGGCGTGGGCTTAGGCAAACAGCTGATGACGTATGTGATCGATCTATTGCGGGCCCAGCAGGTGGAGCGGGTGAGCCTCTTTGCCGATCCGGGTGTGGTGGAGTTCTACAGCGCCCAGGGCTGGCAGTTGGAACCGCAGCAACGTCGCTGCGCCTTCTGGTACGCCCCCTGA
- the hisG gene encoding ATP phosphoribosyltransferase, whose protein sequence is MITVALAKGALLKDSVARFAAAGLDFAAVLEPGNRQLMVPSACGRARALLVRNADVPVYVAYGQAQLGVVGYDVLREHQLPVAHLVDLGFGGCRMSVAVKATSPYRRTADLPAHCRVASKFTRCAEEYFEALDLPVELIHLAGSVELGPITGMSEAIVDLVATGRTLVENGLIAIEDLFHSTARLVGHPLALRLDDGELQGIVDQIAAVSSRPGT, encoded by the coding sequence ATGATCACCGTTGCGCTGGCCAAGGGAGCCCTCCTCAAGGATTCCGTGGCACGTTTCGCTGCTGCCGGCCTCGATTTCGCGGCGGTACTCGAGCCGGGTAATCGCCAGCTGATGGTGCCCAGCGCCTGTGGCCGGGCCCGGGCGTTGCTCGTGCGCAATGCCGATGTGCCTGTGTATGTGGCCTACGGCCAGGCCCAGCTGGGCGTGGTCGGTTACGACGTGCTCCGTGAGCATCAGCTGCCGGTGGCTCATCTGGTGGATCTGGGCTTCGGTGGCTGCCGCATGAGCGTGGCCGTGAAAGCCACAAGCCCCTACCGCCGCACCGCCGATCTGCCCGCTCACTGCCGCGTCGCCAGCAAGTTCACCCGCTGCGCTGAGGAGTATTTCGAGGCGCTGGATCTTCCGGTGGAGCTGATTCATCTGGCCGGTTCCGTGGAGCTCGGCCCGATCACCGGCATGAGTGAGGCGATTGTGGACCTGGTGGCCACCGGCCGCACCCTTGTGGAGAACGGCCTGATCGCGATTGAAGATCTGTTCCACTCCACAGCCCGCCTGGTGGGGCATCCCCTGGCGCTGCGCCTTGATGACGGTGAGCTGCAGGGGATCGTGGATCAAATCGCTGCCGTCTCCAGCCGGCCTGGAACCTGA
- a CDS encoding ABC transporter ATP-binding protein, with protein sequence MANLDRQRLRRLLPYLGRDRKRLLLTMVLLIPVAGAAAVQPLLVGQAISALRQEPVLAWLEPLPLAQQLRTLVLLLLAAVGVRLGLQGLQSFNVQAVGQRLTARIRNDLFAHALDLSLRFHDRTPVGKLLTRLTSDVDALAEVFGSGAVGLLADLVTLLVIAATMITIEPRLGLLLLASQVPVTLTMLWLQRRYRKANYRVREELSQLNADLQENLQGLEVVQMFRREAYNSARFAKTTEAYRQAVNGTIFYDSAISALIEWVSLGAIALVLALGGWMVTAGAMGLGTLTTFILFSQRLFDPLRQLAERFTQIQGGLTAVERIGELMEQPIEIQELPQEQRSAAALLSGAERSSAGEVVFDNVSFAYRADDPILTNLSFRIAPGEHVALVGPTGSGKSTVIRLLCRLYEPQQGRILLDGIDIRELPIPTLRQRLGVVLQDTFLFSGNVADNLRLDAAISDTELQRLCSDLGLEPLLQRLPQGLATELRERGGNLSSGERQLLSVARVAIRDPSVLVMDEATAFLDPSTEATLQRDLDRLLCDRTAIVIAHRLATVEAADRILVLQRGRLIEQGSHKVLRAAGGLYAQLAELQERGLARL encoded by the coding sequence ATGGCCAATCTCGATCGGCAACGGCTGCGACGTTTGCTGCCCTACCTGGGCCGCGACCGCAAGCGATTGCTGCTCACCATGGTGCTGCTGATTCCCGTGGCGGGAGCCGCGGCGGTGCAGCCCCTCCTGGTGGGACAGGCGATCTCGGCGTTGCGGCAGGAGCCGGTGCTCGCCTGGCTTGAGCCCTTGCCCCTGGCCCAGCAGCTACGCACCCTGGTGCTGTTGCTGCTCGCCGCCGTGGGCGTGCGTCTCGGCCTGCAGGGGCTTCAGAGCTTCAACGTGCAGGCGGTGGGCCAGCGGCTTACGGCCCGCATCCGCAACGACCTGTTCGCCCACGCCCTCGATCTTTCGCTGCGGTTTCACGACCGCACGCCGGTGGGCAAGCTGCTCACCCGCCTCACCAGCGATGTGGATGCCTTGGCGGAGGTGTTTGGCAGCGGGGCGGTGGGCCTGCTTGCCGATCTGGTCACCCTGCTGGTGATCGCCGCCACGATGATCACGATTGAGCCGCGCCTGGGCCTGCTGCTGCTGGCTTCGCAGGTGCCGGTCACACTCACGATGCTCTGGCTGCAGCGCCGCTACCGCAAGGCCAACTACCGCGTTCGCGAAGAGCTCAGCCAGCTCAATGCCGATCTCCAGGAAAACCTGCAGGGTCTGGAGGTGGTGCAAATGTTTCGCCGTGAGGCCTACAACTCCGCTCGCTTCGCCAAAACCACAGAGGCCTACCGCCAGGCCGTGAATGGCACGATCTTCTACGACTCGGCCATCTCCGCCCTGATCGAGTGGGTGTCGCTCGGTGCGATTGCCCTGGTGCTGGCGCTTGGTGGCTGGATGGTCACAGCCGGCGCGATGGGTTTGGGCACGCTCACCACCTTCATTCTTTTCTCCCAGCGCCTGTTTGATCCGCTGCGCCAGTTAGCGGAACGCTTCACCCAGATCCAAGGCGGCCTGACTGCTGTGGAGCGGATCGGTGAACTGATGGAGCAGCCGATCGAGATTCAGGAGCTCCCCCAGGAGCAGCGCTCGGCCGCTGCACTTCTCAGTGGTGCTGAGCGCAGCAGCGCGGGCGAGGTGGTGTTCGACAACGTGTCGTTCGCCTACCGCGCCGACGACCCGATCCTCACCAACCTCTCCTTCCGCATCGCACCGGGTGAGCACGTGGCGTTGGTGGGGCCCACCGGATCCGGCAAGAGCACCGTGATCCGTCTGCTCTGCCGGCTGTATGAGCCCCAGCAAGGCCGCATCCTGCTGGATGGCATCGACATCCGCGAGCTGCCGATTCCCACCCTGCGCCAGCGGCTGGGTGTGGTGCTGCAAGACACCTTCCTCTTTAGCGGCAACGTTGCCGACAACTTGCGCCTCGATGCGGCGATCAGCGACACCGAGCTGCAGCGCCTCTGCAGCGATCTGGGGCTCGAGCCGCTGCTGCAGCGCCTGCCCCAGGGCCTGGCGACCGAGTTGCGTGAGCGCGGCGGCAATCTTTCTTCCGGTGAGCGGCAGTTGCTGTCAGTGGCGCGCGTGGCGATCCGCGATCCATCGGTGCTGGTGATGGATGAGGCCACGGCTTTCCTCGATCCTTCCACCGAAGCCACCCTGCAGCGTGATCTCGATCGGCTGCTATGCGATCGCACAGCCATCGTGATCGCCCACCGCCTGGCCACTGTGGAAGCGGCCGATCGCATCCTGGTGCTTCAGCGTGGCCGCCTGATTGAACAGGGCAGTCACAAGGTGCTGCGTGCCGCCGGTGGCCTCTACGCGCAGTTGGCTGAGCTCCAGGAACGGGGGCTGGCCAGGCTCTGA
- a CDS encoding alpha/beta fold hydrolase yields MHGWLLSGRLWQPLTAELNPAWDTWSPDLPGFGAQPRPRGLQPSLASYGRWLAKAAREQAGDRPLVLIGHSLGGSLVVHAAPHLGPQLAAVVQVAAGGGVFQPRPFRMVRRGGAAFLRWRPGWLAQIPGTEAIRSPLLAELRAAQGLLASSMQRGAVQQLPAMVAQLQVPSLWVAGSRDTVMEPRYVRHLAGYSPEHQFALLEGEGHLPMRTAPVPLAELLNRWLKEQGIAPSREQSQSLASPRSWSSANCA; encoded by the coding sequence GTGCACGGCTGGTTGCTCTCCGGGCGGCTCTGGCAGCCGCTCACCGCTGAGCTCAATCCAGCCTGGGACACCTGGAGCCCCGATTTACCGGGGTTTGGTGCGCAGCCGCGCCCGCGGGGGCTGCAGCCGAGCCTTGCCAGCTACGGCCGCTGGCTGGCGAAGGCGGCGCGCGAGCAGGCGGGGGATCGACCGCTGGTGCTGATCGGCCATTCCCTCGGCGGCAGCCTGGTGGTGCACGCAGCTCCCCATCTCGGGCCGCAACTAGCGGCGGTGGTGCAGGTCGCCGCTGGCGGCGGCGTGTTCCAACCCCGCCCCTTCCGCATGGTGCGCCGCGGCGGAGCGGCGTTTCTGCGCTGGCGACCGGGCTGGCTGGCCCAAATCCCGGGAACCGAAGCGATTCGCAGCCCGCTGCTGGCGGAGCTGAGGGCGGCGCAGGGCCTGCTGGCCTCAAGCATGCAGAGAGGTGCGGTGCAGCAACTGCCGGCCATGGTGGCCCAACTCCAGGTGCCCAGCTTGTGGGTGGCCGGTAGCCGCGACACGGTGATGGAGCCGCGTTATGTGCGCCACCTAGCGGGTTACAGCCCGGAGCACCAGTTCGCGTTGTTGGAGGGCGAAGGACACCTGCCGATGCGCACGGCTCCTGTGCCGCTGGCAGAGCTGCTGAACCGCTGGCTCAAGGAGCAGGGCATAGCTCCGAGCCGCGAGCAGTCTCAGAGCCTGGCCAGCCCCCGTTCCTGGAGCTCAGCCAACTGCGCGTAG